Below is a window of Salvelinus alpinus chromosome 5, SLU_Salpinus.1, whole genome shotgun sequence DNA.
TGTCATCCGCTATTTCGTGTGCAGGTGTGTTGGTCTCCCCAGGCAAGCTGGATCAAAGCCTCATTCAACAAGATGATGCCAATCTACATTACTTTGTCTAGCAATTTCACTGTCTTGCTGATGGATGTCTTTTGCATTTCACGACTATAATGATGTGCTTTTCAACATCACATGATATATGTGAATATTTGTTTAGAAAAATAGACCAGCTCTCATTTGGGTGTTTTGGTGGATCTTACAggctctatccctccctctgtgtctcaggGCTCTGCAGTTTCCCCCAGAGGGCTGGCTGAGGATGGGCCTGAACAACGGCAGCATCACCTGGCTCACTGTGCGCCCCAGCGGCAGAGTGGCACTGAGGACACTGGGAGACTCAGGGTTCATGCCCCCAGACAAACTCACACGGACCTGAGAAATGTTCCACCTACAGTATTCACTCGTTCTCTCCCGGAGAGCTTTAGATCTCGGTCACAGGGTGAACTAAATGGCTCTTGATTTCTCCTTAAGTGTCTTGAAAGTTACTTTTGGTGTTATTTCTGTAGCTTCAACATGCAATGATATACTTTTATGTGGTGTTTTATGATCAACTCCTGTGCCATCGTTTGCCAACTACAGTGCAAAAGGGGAGTATACAGTATGAACTGTTGCTGTAGCCAATCACTGAACTCCGAAAGCTGATGGGATGACTGCCAGTGCCCACTCATTATGAATGTAAAGGGTATAAGAGTTGAGGGACTGAAGGATTTTAAAACCAAAAACATTCTAAATTTGTATGGCATATTTACTGTAATGCTGTAAATGCTTATCATGCTCAGCCCTTTTGTATTTGGATCAAGGCTTCCTCTGAGGTTTAGATAGTTGTTGTATTAAGTAGAAACATGCAATAAAGGAGACATGGTAATGTAAATGTTTTGTGTTCCTCAGTAGTACACCAAATAAGTACTCGTACAGTCTTAAAATAGGGTTAGCTCAAGCTGAGacattgtctcaagacttaacaGAAAATCCAATGCACCTTAGTGTTGGCACTACAACGCTTGAAAATTACACAATGTCATTTGTTAGAGGACAAGAGCGCCACCACCATTTCAGGCAGTAACAATGTTAGAAAGTGCTCAAATGACAATTCAAAGGCGAGGAAACTTGTATTTATTAGTCGAATGCAAATGAGAAGATCTGGACATACAGAAGAGGGGAAAATTTGCGATGAAGTGAAACTTTTTTATGCCTTTAAAATAAAGCACAGAATGCCAAAGCACAATAAGCATGTTTAAGTATTTAGGTGCAATTTGCAAAACACCACATTCATAAAACAGAATCTAATCTGTCACCACAACAGACAATACAATCCTCTCCATGAAATAGTTTGCCTTTGATCAAAATTTAAATTCACATTCAATATTACTCACGTCTCTCATACTGACCCAGACTGACAATATATAGTAAGGGTGATTTCTATTGAATTTGGATTGATAGCTGTTAACTTCTAGATTAGCTTTGCTGGCTGGAAAACCATACATTTTACAGCAGTTTGTAAATTGACTATTTTAACAGTGATAGCGATCTTCCTAGAGTTTGGCTATTGCAGGTTCTTGCACattcatattcagtcagccattGATTATACATTAGTAAACATGTCTTTGTTGCACTCTACAGTAACCTGTTATGTACAGCTTGGTATTTTTCGGACACATTTAGCAAAGCCAAGAAGCGTTCAGGAAGTTCAGCTTTTGTGTGAGACTGACAGTCGTTAGAGAAGTGTCAAGACAACACAGAAATGACCAAAATGCACAAAGAAACATTGGTACCTGGAAAATgaaaacatttcaatttattaaataacaaaataaaaacatGGAAAAACTCAGCGTATTATCATTTCCCCCATGTTTGCATTGCAGTCTTTTGCTGTGCTAGCTCCAGTAGGATGGTGGTTGCTATGCTGTTGTGTGTCAGGATGCATACATTTTGATCAAACTGGACAGGATGTGCCTAATTCTGATTGGAGACTGACTGGTCCATCGTTTCTGACAATTAAGGCAATTCCTGAACTGAGAACAAAATCACTGGCAGTTGGTTTAATACACACAATAAAAAGTTGGTTTTGTGCTAATGACTGACATACCAAAAATAACTACAATTATTTACTTTTTTACTTTTTAAAAACATATTCAGTTAGTGAATCCTATCGAGGATTATATTCTGAGGTTTAACAAACATCTACTCAATCTTTTGGGGAGTGCAGCTGTATTCAAAGTAGACTGAGCTATGATACAGGTGTTTCACACTATGAATAAAATGAATGTCTATTCAACAGTCATACAGTATGTAGTACAGACTGAAGGAAACCTGTTTCTTTTTTTAAAAGTCTGAGTGTATGTCACAACCCAACATACTGAGAATCTCATATGTATGCAATATATAGTAATAACATACATCATTAACATTAATACAAATCTTCAAGACACTTGTGCATATTTTGTTAGGTACGTGGTTTTGGGCTCTGGCATATTTCACCACCGTGGTGGCAGAGTTGTAGCCTATCGTTTCTGGCCGGGGGGGTGTTAGGGGTCGTTGATGTGCCTGAGGCGGATGCGCTGGATGTAGCTGGCGTGTGCAGGGCTGTAGCGGTTGGTGCTGGTGAAGTCCGGAGAGCCTGTGTGCCGGGCGGGACTGAAGCGGCCACCGGCAGGGGACAAAAGGCTGCTGACAGGAGAGccgtgtgtgaggggagaggccCGATGTACCCTGGAGCTGCTTTTTACCCCCACAGGGCTGGGCCAGCTGAAAGACAAACAGAAACAAAGCCATAATTAGAGTCTGCGTTTATTATTTACATGCGATAGCAACTTACATTTTAAGCACTTGTCAATGTGTTTCCATATTTACAAGACAACTTGCAGGCAATGACAACTGTTCATGGgggcatttttttttttgctttgaaGAATCGTCAAACCAACCTTTGCATGTCTGAAGAGGTGTATGTCTGCATTGTACTTTTCCATTTCTGAATGCTGGGGAACTTTGAGAGGTCAATGTCTATGACTTCTATTGCGGACAGGACCTCTCTGTCCAACTTAGTTGGTGAATCCCTGAAAGACAAAACGAGAGAGACAAGTTGAAAGTGTTGACAAATTTAATTTCTGTTGCTTGCTAATGTCCTTAACTAAAAACCTCAGAACCGTCACCCTAATCCCCATCACTTGCCCTTCAATGAAAAGTCCCCTTCTGATGTGAGGTGGGGTCCGTGCTAGGAACTCATGGGAGTTGTCCAGGGATGTATAGGAGCTGGATGATCCGGAGCTGCTCAGATCCCTCCCCCCGTGATCCCACGACTTAGATCTGGCGCAGAGCGTGCGCCCCGACACCGTCCCTGGCCCCCTAGTCCTCTGGCCCAGAGCCTCCAAGCTCTCCTCAGCCGTAAAGTACTCCTCCGAGCTGCCGCTTCCACTACTGGCCCGgtcttccacctctccctccctcacacgcCTCTCCCTGTCCCCAGGCTCCAAGCTACAGCCCCTCTCAAACAAATAGTCCTTGTTGCTGTTACCCCCCAGCGTGAGGTGGCCCACCCCAGATGCCAGTTCATCCCGGGAGAGTCCCTCCCTGTGTCCCCCGCTACTCCTCCGTTCCCTGTACCTGGTAAGGCCGTTCAGCCCGTCCTGCAGGGACATCCTCTCAAACTCCACCATCAGGTTGGTGATAGGTGACAGCAGACGGGAGGGGGACGAGGAGGTGCGGGGGGACCCCTTGTCCCCGTTGTGAGTCCTCTCTGCCCCCGTGGAGGGACAACGGCCGTTGTTGCAGACGGGCGAGAGGAGGCTCTCTGACACAGAGGAGCACAGAAGGTGTCGTTCGGCGGCTGTCTCGATGAGGTCATCGGCGCCGTGGTGGGACACGGGCAGGATGTGGAACTCATGGAGGCCCAGCCCACCCACAGCGCCCGCAAGACTGTCCTTAGAACACGCTGAGGTGATGCTGGTGAGCGCCGCATTCTGACGGTTCTTTATCTCCTCCAGGCTGACGTCATCACCCTCATCCAGGAAGGCCCCCACCGAGATGGAGTTGCAGAACTTCTTGGGCTTCCCTGTGAATGGCAGAGGGGAGGGACAAAATGTTTATGTTAAGctacaataaatacatttactggTCAATCTAAAATAGTACAGGAACATCAATTCAAGACTGTGATGGCAGCATCTCATCTTTCTCCTTTCTCAAACTTGATCATTGGAATTCAATACCACAGCTATACAGTTTATCAAGAGCAACTGGTGAGGGTAACATTACCTGGGGAAGGTGTTCTGAAGCGGTTGCTGGTTACGTTCTCCCCTGCCACTTCGTGTGCACGCTGACTCAAGTCCTTCTTGTTGAGGTACTCCTCCAGCTTACGGAGGCCGTCTGCAGACGACAGGTCGGTGAAACTATCCAGGAAGTCCCAGTACTCAGCCCAGGGGTGGCCCAGCTCCCTGGCAAGGTCTCTGTAAGGGAAAACATAACACACTACTGTTGGAGAAGCATGCGTACATTGTAGTGGGTGTAAAAATGTATTCTTCCTTTTTCTAAGATATTCAAATGTCAAAGTGACTGCACTGGTAAAGTAACGGAGACACAGCAGAACATAGTTGTTGAACTTGTGGACTTTCCAGACTTACCTGCCCACTCTCTCTGCTCCACGGTCAGGGTCGGACTTCAGGATGTGCTGGAAGTACCCTGCCCTGTCTCTGGGGGGCGTCTTCCACACCCGACGGAACTCATCTGCCTGCAAGGAAGACACTAATTAGAAGTTACATACATCCTGTGTTTCTAGCTTCCCACATGAAAATAGAAAAGAAAGAAATGAAGTGTGAAAATAAGAGAAGAAGAGTGTGAGGTGAAAGGAGATAATGCGATAATGACCTTAGATGGGCTGAGTGGGCCAGCGAATGCCCTGACTGCCATCACCGGATCCATGGGACTTCGTGTGATCCTGGTAGCCAGCGAATGAGGAAGAGTTTCTGATGGCTCAGGTGACCAGGGAGCACCAATGACAGGCTGGGATGAGTTGTCTATGGCCCTCAGTAGGCGTATATAACAGCGATCTGTGACAGAAGAGAAGGTGTTATTGGGTAAATAGGGAAGTATAGGAAAACATAAGTCCCGTGATTGGGAGGCAGTGAACTTACCTTCCAAATAGTCACATATCTTCTGTTTCACCTCTTGGGTTTTGTTTTTTCTTTCACAAATAACCTGTCAGGGATACAGAAGAATTTCATGAAAATCAAGTAGTCATGTGGACCAATCAGCAGTCGGTAGCTAGTTgttaaaaaaatctatatttcTGGAGCAACTCACATCAGATGGCTTCTGGTCGTACTTGTTTTTGCAGTTTTTATCTGTATCAGGATGTGAACACAGGACATTCACCACTTCTGGACACCCGAACTTACAGGCAAAGTGGAGTGGTGTCTCAAAGCCCTGGGACAGACAACcaaagttacacacacacagcaagaacATTGGCACTTCAATCCAAAACACACAAGTCGGTTACAGTTAAACCTAAACATACAGTTGGCAATAGCCATGCACTCAAAAAGTAGTTTCATAGAGCTTACATCATTTGTcgatttttttactattttatttgCACAAACGGACGGCTTATTCAGTGTTATACCTACAGTTTGACCTACAAGGCGGCAGGCAATATACTTATGGAGagagccagtggtgtagtggatggtataCGCAGGTATACCCACTTTCTTTTAGTGGCCATTGCGCATACTAACTTCTTATTCCCAACGCTGTGTATCAAAGTAGTGGAGTGGAGGTATACGCCGTACTAATTAATAAGGCTGATGGagcagatcagaatgtttagcttaaaaatgTTAGCAAACTATTATTTCGTCACATTTTAAGCGTAGCAATGTGCACACGGCGGTAGGCCTGCGAGAAAACACCAGTCTAAAATGCGACACCGCACATTAGagcggtttcatggacagagacGGAAATATCCGTTAAGAGatttagaaagaggggagatctaaaaGATTAAACTACTGTATCACATGTTGCTAATTCGACTAGGATAATGCCTGTTGCTgctagacaatgaaagaaagttgatttgaaaaccaatagaacagaaGAGCACATATGAGAAAgtctttttaaaataataatttctATGGTGGAATTTTGgttataggctactttgaagcaaggtaagacatgccccATAATATGAAGTTTATGGTTTTCaggtttcaaaaaaaaaaaaatcaggtacaggacaaatatattgataatgataatgatagACCTAACtatcttctggtagatggaaaggctttcccaaaaaccttctctaATAAATGTTAACTACGAAGTAACCTATGCccacctggcagaatgatatgacTATTTgaatcaatccagtggccatttgttttcacaaactccatctcatgtgcgctacagaaacaccgctaaccacaGAAAACAGTGCCAGTTGCCTACGCAGCTGAATTAAAGGGTCGGCCtaactacacacaaaaccccccGAAATGTATTTTcgcagacctcaaaagtggtctcctaacgtggtttaagcattgttctGGACTATTTCAAAAAATATGACAATGAGAGCGGAAATCTGGAAAAAAAGGGGAATATCAGAAACCTGTGAATTTCTGACCCGGTTTCAATAGTAGGCATACTATTACCCTActtgcacagtacagcttggattggcctgactgtgaaagaccaatatgagaTTCAGTGGGTATGTCACGGTCAATAACATTTTCACACAGGGCGCCTGTCCTTCGCGGGCGGACCGTTAATAACGTTTTTTTTTTGACACAATTTCAGAATACCCACTTCTCCATGACAACCACTACACTGCTGGAGAGAGCGGTATCGTACGTATACTCACAGCTTTGTCTGGGGTGTTGAGGTAAAGGTCCACGATGTAGCGGATGCGTTTCTGCATCATGGCCTCCAGGTCATCAGGGTACATGAGCCTCATGAAGTCCGGGTTCTCCAGCGTGTCCAGCAGGAGCTGGGCAATCCCTGGCTCGTTCTCCTTGGCTGCCACGTGCATCACGTTGTACCTGCATCCCTCCTGGGAACACACGGAGGAATTAATTTAGTGTGTGGAGAACTTTTAGGATGAATTATTCTGCTAACTAAAAATAAAACGCTTGATTTCATCCACATATATCATTACAGTATATTAATTACAGTATATTAATCTGGTGCAGTAGTATAGGCTATATTAAAAGGTGGCGCACATCCACTAAAGATTATTGTTCCACCCTGACTCGCCTGCACTACGGTGGGGTTGTCTCCGGAGCCGATGAGATAGCGTGGGTTGCTCCAGACCAGCTCACTGAAGGCCACCTCATCCCCCTTCTCCACAGCTTTCCTCAGCTTGGCTGTCAGGTCCTGGCAGCGAGGGCTTTTGAAGCTGTTGGCCCTCTCCCTGTTGATGGCGTCTACCTCCACGACAGGGATGTTGTCTAATGCGACAGACCCGAGAGATGGAGACAGCGTAATGCGATAAACAGCTTACTCGTTTCAAACTTGGACGTGTGTCCAAGAAATGAAACGCTATCCAAATACCCTTGAAAAGCACTGACTTGGTGTATTTGTCTAGGAATGTACAAATAAGTACTGAGCTAATGTCTTTTTTGTGAGGAGAGAATAATTGTCCTCAGCACAACACTCACCCTTGCAGAAGACCAGGCCTGGTATGACAGGGGAGACACAGGGGGCACATTTACTGGGAGAGGGGTAGTAGTCACAGATCCCTTTGGCAAATTTCTCAGCATCCTCTTGATTGGAGAAGGCTTTAAAGCGAGCTCCTACCCTCATCTTCTTCACAGCCTGAAGAGCCTCCTTCTTATCCCCATACACATGGGACCTCTCTGAACCAGGAAGAACAAATAAACATTGAAATGTATGTTTAGATCGCTCCGGATGTCTACCTACAAATAGAAACATTCCAGAATTGGatttagaacaggtcatggtc
It encodes the following:
- the LOC139576577 gene encoding ankyrin repeat and LEM domain-containing protein 2-like isoform X1 translates to MEAVLSRLRGLSADELREEFTRADLKCGPITATTRAIFERKLARVLTEVEGSSSATDTDSSSNATTTGPGSSAMAASAAGQAKPVPSCATTSAPTGTDSLKVVIDEVDFGYGMGLNPPEEEELGLTVKSRIPCNIGVEDPGSQSKAETPSKTAQMSPTFFYGVCPLWDDVLATNERSHVYGDKKEALQAVKKMRVGARFKAFSNQEDAEKFAKGICDYYPSPSKCAPCVSPVIPGLVFCKDNIPVVEVDAINRERANSFKSPRCQDLTAKLRKAVEKGDEVAFSELVWSNPRYLIGSGDNPTVVQEGCRYNVMHVAAKENEPGIAQLLLDTLENPDFMRLMYPDDLEAMMQKRIRYIVDLYLNTPDKAGFETPLHFACKFGCPEVVNVLCSHPDTDKNCKNKYDQKPSDVICERKNKTQEVKQKICDYLEDRCYIRLLRAIDNSSQPVIGAPWSPEPSETLPHSLATRITRSPMDPVMAVRAFAGPLSPSKADEFRRVWKTPPRDRAGYFQHILKSDPDRGAERVGRDLARELGHPWAEYWDFLDSFTDLSSADGLRKLEEYLNKKDLSQRAHEVAGENVTSNRFRTPSPGKPKKFCNSISVGAFLDEGDDVSLEEIKNRQNAALTSITSACSKDSLAGAVGGLGLHEFHILPVSHHGADDLIETAAERHLLCSSVSESLLSPVCNNGRCPSTGAERTHNGDKGSPRTSSSPSRLLSPITNLMVEFERMSLQDGLNGLTRYRERRSSGGHREGLSRDELASGVGHLTLGGNSNKDYLFERGCSLEPGDRERRVREGEVEDRASSGSGSSEEYFTAEESLEALGQRTRGPGTVSGRTLCARSKSWDHGGRDLSSSGSSSSYTSLDNSHEFLARTPPHIRRGLFIEGDSPTKLDREVLSAIEVIDIDLSKFPSIQKWKSTMQTYTSSDMQSWPSPVGVKSSSRVHRASPLTHGSPVSSLLSPAGGRFSPARHTGSPDFTSTNRYSPAHASYIQRIRLRHINDP
- the LOC139576577 gene encoding ankyrin repeat and LEM domain-containing protein 2-like isoform X2, which encodes MEAVLSRLRGLSADELREEFTRADLKCGPITATTRAIFERKLARVLTEVEGSSSATDTDSSSNATTTGPGSSAMAASAAGQAKPVPSCATTSAPTGTDSLKVVIDEVDFGYGMGLNPPEEEELGLTVKSRIPCNIGVEDPGSQSKAETPSKTAQMSPTFFYGVCPLWDDVLATNERSHVYGDKKEALQAVKKMRVGARFKAFSNQEDAEKFAKGICDYYPSPSKCAPCVSPVIPGLVFCKDNIPVVEVDAINRERANSFKSPRCQDLTAKLRKAVEKGDEVAFSELVWSNPRYLIGSGDNPTVVQEGCRYNVMHVAAKENEPGIAQLLLDTLENPDFMRLMYPDDLEAMMQKRIRYIVDLYLNTPDKAGFETPLHFACKFGCPEVVNVLCSHPDTDKNCKNKYDQKPSDVICERKNKTQEVKQKICDYLEDRCYIRLLRAIDNSSQPVIGAPWSPEPSETLPHSLATRITRSPMDPVMAVRAFAGPLSPSKADEFRRVWKTPPRDRAGYFQHILKSDPDRGAERVGRDLARELGHPWAEYWDFLDSFTDLSSADGLRKLEEYLNKKDLSQRAHEVAGENVTSNRFRTPSPGKPKKFCNSISVGAFLDEGDDVSLEEIKNRQNAALTSITSACSKDSLAGAVGGLGLHEFHILPVSHHGADDLIETAAERHLLCSSVSESLLSPVCNNGRCPSTGAERTHNGDKGSPRTSSSPSRLLSPITNLMVEFERMSLQDGLNGLTRDSPTKLDREVLSAIEVIDIDLSKFPSIQKWKSTMQTYTSSDMQSWPSPVGVKSSSRVHRASPLTHGSPVSSLLSPAGGRFSPARHTGSPDFTSTNRYSPAHASYIQRIRLRHINDP